The Natrinema sp. DC36 genome includes the window GTCCCCGACCGGGAGACAGCGAACTCCATACTCCCTCTAGTCTGGCCCGGAATTTCAACGCTTGGGATGAGTATGCGCCGGCCGTCGCTGTGGGGGTGCTGGCCGTAGCGTGGGCGATGGCGACCGGTCCGTCCCGTCGCCGAGTCGGTCTGTTGGTTCCCCGGCTCATCGCCCCCTATTCGATTCGGAAGGGGACGCCGTGGGTCGAGAGTATCGCCCGCATCCGTTCGACGCCGCCGCGGCCGTCCCATCCCGTCTGCGTATAGTGTTTGTACGGGTGGCGTCGCCACGAGTACTCGCGATGGGCGAACACTTCGACGGTTCCCTCGCCGGTTCGAAACAGCGTGACGTGCAGTTGCCACGGTGCCAACGTCGACTCGCGCCGGACCCAGCTCCCCGCCGAGCGGCGCCCGTCGTCGTGGACCTTCAGGGAGGCGATCGGCTCCGGTTCGAACGCCAGGTCCGCGAGGATCGATCGGACCGCGTCTAGCCCGCGTTTGACGATACCGACGTACTCCTCGGGATATTGCCGACAGATGGCGTAGCCGCCGAAGGGTTCCTTGACTCGGTGGAGCGCCGGCAGGAGCCGCCGGCGCACGCGGGTAGTCAGGTCGATCGCGTCCGTCCCGTCCGGCGTCGTCCGGTCGGTCGTTGCCACACGTTTCACTCCCGAATACAGCCACAAAACCGTTACTATAAAATATATTTTATATATCTCGGTTACGGTAGGAGAAACAGCTCTATGGATAGTATTAGTCGACAATAGGGATCTACAGAACCATATATAGAACTGATAGGTTCCGCTGCTGGCGGATCGACCGGCGGCCTTGCCGCCGGCCGTTACAGATCCTGCAACCGAATGCCGTCCGCCACCAACCGCGCGTTTCGCTCCCGATCGAGGTGCTCGCCGAGTTCGTCGTGCTCGTGCAGTTGGGCGATCACGTCAGCGTATAACGTCCGCCACGCGATCGCGTATATCGGCGACTGCCCCCACGCCCGCAGTTCGGGGACGAACGCGTCGTAGGTCTCGTAGCGCTCCTCGAACCGGTCGATCGCCTCGAGCACCTTTCCGGCGGCCTCGCGCTCGTCGTCGGCCTCCGCGACGACTCGATTGAGTTGCTCTTCCCAGCCCGCAACGGCCTTCTGCATGTCCGCGGCCGCGCTCTCGTCGTCTTCCGGCAGTCGCTCGAGGACCGGTTCCGGTACGCCGAGGGAGATTTCGTCCATGCGACAGTGTATGCAGTCGACTGGCAAGAACGTGGTCCCCGATTCGATTGGTGATGGACCACTGTGATCCGAGTTACGACATAGTTGCTTTCCACTGGCCGATGAACGACAGACAGATCTGATGAGGAAGCGACGTATCGCTCCGGACTGGTCAATCCGTGTGCGGTGGCGCGCGCTGGACCGCGGTGAGCGGACAGCGAACCGCGGCGCAACGTCGTGCGAGGGATGAGCGAGCGACCGCAGGGAGCGAGTGAATCGGCTGGGGAGGGTGTGGCGATTCCCTGTTGCCACGATGGCAGGACACTTCGTTTCTCACAGCTCTCTCCGAATTCCCTGTTCAGCAAACATCCGTATTGATCGAATACTCGTCTTCGGCTGAACGACGGCATTGTCACAAAACACCGCTGAACTTCACGTCGTCTAGGGCCACGTCGCCAGCATGATCTCGTCGACGAACTCGCCCTCGAGACAGTACTGTCCCTCGTGCTCGCCCTCGCGCTGCCAGCCGTTCTCCTCGAGGAACTCGATCGCGGCCTCGTTGGTCGCCGGCAGGTTCTGGTAGAGCTTCCGGTAGCCGGCGTCGGACGCCCACTCGAGGCCGTACTCGAGCAGCGACGAGCCGATCCCCTGCCGCCGATACCGGGGATCGACTCCGACGGTCACTTCGGCCGTGTGCCGAAGCGGTTGGAGTTCGGGAGCGTCGAGGTGGAGCCAGCCGACGACGTCGCGGTCCCCCATCGGTGCGCCCTCGTCCGGCCTGTCACCGTCCTCTCCCTCGGAATCGTCCGCTTCAGCACCCGTGTCCGATTCGGTGCCTTCGTCCGCCGCGGCGTCGTCCCCGTCCGATTCCTGCCCGTGGACTGCGACGAACACGATCCGCGATCGCTCCTCGTTGGCCCGGACGAGCGCCCGCT containing:
- a CDS encoding GNAT family N-acetyltransferase, translated to MSIYPTGSFETDLQRRVYEYVERNGAVTPAELVRSIEIDGGRAHSKPARSGTYTETAPPAPDELRSSLEALRADGYLTEDDGKLRVALSATTTSLECEDGVVAIRPAREEDRAGVVETMRTVVDDGTYVVAANVATELERERALVRANEERSRIVFVAVHGQESDGDDAAADEGTESDTGAEADDSEGEDGDRPDEGAPMGDRDVVGWLHLDAPELQPLRHTAEVTVGVDPRYRRQGIGSSLLEYGLEWASDAGYRKLYQNLPATNEAAIEFLEENGWQREGEHEGQYCLEGEFVDEIMLATWP